The Streptomyces nigra genome includes the window GCACTCGGTGGCAACAGAAGACACCCAAGGAGTACGCGTGCCGCTCGACGCCGCTACGAAGAAGCAGATCATCAGCGAGTTCGGCCAGAAGGAGGGCGACACCGGCTCCCCCGAGGTCCAGGTCGCCATGCTCTCCCGTCGGATCTCCGACCTGACCGAGCACCTCAAGACCCACAAGCACGACCACCACTCCCGTCGTGGTCTGCTGATCCTGGTCGGTCAGCGTCGCCGCCTTCTGCAGTACCTGGCCAAGAAGGACATCCAGCGCTTCCGTACGCTGGTCGACCGCCTCGGCATCCGCCGCGGTGCGGCGGGCGCCAAGTAGGACGCCATGAGGGGAGCGGTTCCCGTGAATCGGGGGCCGCTCCCTTTGCCGTACATGCGGGAAACCGCCCGCACGTGCGGAAACATGCGGACTGTCACTCACGCTTTGTAGTGTGGTAGCACAACGCATGACGTGGAACACGGAACGATGTGGTCCACAGCACGAGGAGAAGCGCGCGTAGCCGCCGCCGGTCCTCGGTAGTGGCCCCCGGGGGAAGCGATCCCCGGGTGCTTCGATCGAAGACCGGCCCGCACCGCACGGAGCGCTTCTCCGCCACCGTCCCCCTGCCACACGGGCAGCCGGCGGACGAAAGACGACAAGTAACGGAGAAAACGCTAGTGGAGAACGAGACCCACTACGCCGAGGCCGTCATCGACAACGGCTCCTTCGGCACCCGCACCATCCGCTTCGAGACGGGCCGCCTGGCCAAGCAGGCCGCCGGCTCCGCCGTGGCGTACCTGGACGACGACACCATGGTGCTGTCGGCCACCACCGCCTCCAAGAACCCCAAGGACCAGCTCGACTTCTTCCCCCTCACGGTGGACGTCGAGGAGCGGATGTACGCGGCCGGCAAGATCCCCGGCAGCTTCTTCCGCCGTGAGGGCCGCCCCTCCGAGGACGCCATCCTCACCTGCCGCCTGATCGACCGCCCGCTGCGCCCCTCCTTCAAGAAGGGCCTGCGCAACGAGATCCAGGTCGTCGCCACGATCATGGCGCTCAACCCCGACCACCTGTACGACGTCGTGGCGATCAACGCCGCGTCCGCGTCGACGCAGCTGGCCGGCCTGCCCTTCTCCGGCCCGATCGGCGGCGTCCGCGTCGCGCTGATCAACGGCCAGTGGGTCGCGTTCCCCACGCACACCGAGCTCGAGGACGCCGTCTTCGACATGGTCGTCGCGGGCCGCACCCTGGAGGACGGCGACGTCGCGATCATGATGGTCGAGGCCGAGGCCACCGACAGGACCATCCAGCTGGTCAAGGGCGGCGCCGAGGCGCCGACCGAGGAGGTCGTCGCCGCCGGTCTGGAAGCCGCGAAGCCCTTCATCAAGGTCCTGTGCAAGGCCCAGGCCGACCTCGCCGCCAAGGCCGCCAAGCCGACCGGCGAGTTCCCGATCTTCCTGGACTACCAGGACGACGTCCTCGAGGCCCTCACCGCCGCCGTGAAGCCGGAGCTCGCCTCCGCGCTGACCATCGCCGGCAAGCAGGAGCGCGAGGCCGAGCTGGACCGCGTCAAGGCGCTCGCCGCCGAGAAGCTCCTCCCGGAGTTCGAGGGCCGCGAGAAGGAGATCTCCGCCGCGTACCGCTCGCTGACCAAGACCCTGGTCCGTGAGCGCGTCATCAAGGAGAAGAAGCGCATCGACGGCCGCGGCGTCACGGACATCCGTACGCTCGCCGCCGAGGTCGAGGCCATCCCGCGCGTGCACGGCTCCGCGGTGTTCGAGCGTGGCGAGACCCAGATCCTGGGCGTCACCACCCTCAACATGCTCCGCATGGAGCAGCAGCTGGACACCCTCTCCCCGGTGACCCGCAAGCGCTACATGCACAACTACAACTTCCCGCCGTACTCCACCGGCGAGACCGGCCGCGTCGGCTCCCCGAAGCGCCGCGAGATCGGTCACGGCGCCCTCGCCGAGCGCGCCCTGATCCCGGTCCTGCCGACCCGCGAGGAGTTCCCCTACGCGATCCGCCAGGTCTCCGAGGCGCTGAGCTCCAACGGCTCGACGTCCATGGGCTCGGTCTGCGCCTCCACCATGTCGCTGCTGAACGCCGGTGTGCCGCTGAAGGCCCCCGTCGCCGGTATCGCCATGGGCCTGATCTCCCAGGAGATCGAGGGCGAGACGCACTACGTCACCCTCACCGACATCCTCGGTGCGGAGGACGCCTTCGGCGACATGGACTTCAAGGTCGCCGGCACCAAGGAGTTCGTGACCGCCCTCCAGCTCGACACCAAGCTGGACGGCATCCCGGCCTCCGTCCTGGCCGCCGCTCTGAAGCAGGCCCGTGACGCCCGCCTCCACATCCTCGACGTGATGATGGAAGCGATCGACACGCCGGACGAGATGTCCCCGAACGCGCCGCGGATCATCACCGTGAAGATCCCCGTCGACAAGATCGGTGAGGTCATCGGCCCCAAGGGCAAGATGA containing:
- the rpsO gene encoding 30S ribosomal protein S15 — translated: MPLDAATKKQIISEFGQKEGDTGSPEVQVAMLSRRISDLTEHLKTHKHDHHSRRGLLILVGQRRRLLQYLAKKDIQRFRTLVDRLGIRRGAAGAK
- a CDS encoding polyribonucleotide nucleotidyltransferase encodes the protein MENETHYAEAVIDNGSFGTRTIRFETGRLAKQAAGSAVAYLDDDTMVLSATTASKNPKDQLDFFPLTVDVEERMYAAGKIPGSFFRREGRPSEDAILTCRLIDRPLRPSFKKGLRNEIQVVATIMALNPDHLYDVVAINAASASTQLAGLPFSGPIGGVRVALINGQWVAFPTHTELEDAVFDMVVAGRTLEDGDVAIMMVEAEATDRTIQLVKGGAEAPTEEVVAAGLEAAKPFIKVLCKAQADLAAKAAKPTGEFPIFLDYQDDVLEALTAAVKPELASALTIAGKQEREAELDRVKALAAEKLLPEFEGREKEISAAYRSLTKTLVRERVIKEKKRIDGRGVTDIRTLAAEVEAIPRVHGSAVFERGETQILGVTTLNMLRMEQQLDTLSPVTRKRYMHNYNFPPYSTGETGRVGSPKRREIGHGALAERALIPVLPTREEFPYAIRQVSEALSSNGSTSMGSVCASTMSLLNAGVPLKAPVAGIAMGLISQEIEGETHYVTLTDILGAEDAFGDMDFKVAGTKEFVTALQLDTKLDGIPASVLAAALKQARDARLHILDVMMEAIDTPDEMSPNAPRIITVKIPVDKIGEVIGPKGKMINQIQEDTGAEITIEDDGTIYIGAADGPAAEAARATINGIANPTMPEVGERYLGTVVKTTTFGAFVSLLPGKDGLLHISQIRKLAGGKRVENVEDVVGVGQKVQVEIAEIDSRGKLSLIPVIEGEEDSADQKDDADK